In the Klebsiella aerogenes KCTC 2190 genome, one interval contains:
- a CDS encoding CcdB family protein, with translation MMLEQFNVYRNCSAQTNNTLPYYMIVQNDYYADLATRVIIPLMRARQLPRWHQHVAPRINIEFDSFLLCTPMISNLNNKRIQPQDFVCNLSCARQGVIDSIDTLITNC, from the coding sequence ATGATGCTTGAACAATTCAATGTCTATCGAAATTGTTCTGCGCAAACAAATAACACCCTGCCGTATTATATGATAGTGCAGAATGATTACTATGCTGACCTGGCCACTAGAGTCATTATTCCTTTAATGCGGGCGCGACAGTTACCTCGTTGGCATCAGCATGTCGCCCCAAGGATAAATATAGAGTTTGACAGCTTTTTACTTTGTACGCCGATGATCAGTAATTTAAATAATAAACGAATCCAGCCACAGGATTTCGTATGTAATCTGAGTTGTGCGCGTCAGGGGGTCATTGATTCAATCGATACACTTATCACTAACTGCTGA
- a CDS encoding monooxygenase, translating to MSNKLLQVHFAFSGPFGDEMSTQLAELAQSINQEPGFIWKIWTENSATQEAGGIYLFEDEQSAQAYAKKHAARLRQFGVQEMFYKIFDVNLPLSQINHGPLN from the coding sequence ATGTCGAATAAACTTCTGCAAGTGCACTTTGCTTTTAGCGGACCGTTTGGCGATGAAATGTCGACGCAATTAGCCGAACTCGCGCAATCTATTAACCAGGAGCCCGGTTTTATCTGGAAGATCTGGACGGAGAATAGCGCCACGCAGGAAGCCGGCGGCATATATCTGTTCGAAGATGAACAGAGCGCGCAGGCTTATGCGAAAAAACACGCCGCACGCCTGCGGCAATTTGGCGTGCAGGAGATGTTCTACAAGATTTTCGACGTCAATTTACCACTCAGCCAGATTAACCACGGGCCGCTCAATTAA
- the ppk2 gene encoding polyphosphate kinase 2 — MGNKKKAVAPVIPAKTEPLSEKEYQQALRKLHVELVKLQRWVVHKGLKVCIVFEGRDGAGKGGTIKAITERVSPRVFRVVALPAPTERERSQLYFQRYIKHLPAAGEIVIFDRSWYNRAGVERVMGFCTEEEVQKFLDGAPMVERGMVDSGIILLKYWLEVTPQEQERRLRDRIDDGRKIWKLSPMDIKSFNRWDDYTVARDAMFATTDTAWAPWFVARSEDKKRVRLNIITHLLSQIPYESLPTEHITLPKRKIGKVKPPHFPFRFIPEKF; from the coding sequence ATGGGAAACAAGAAGAAAGCCGTTGCGCCCGTCATACCCGCCAAAACGGAGCCGTTAAGCGAGAAAGAGTATCAGCAGGCGTTGCGTAAACTGCACGTCGAGTTGGTCAAGCTACAGCGGTGGGTAGTGCATAAAGGGCTTAAGGTATGCATCGTCTTCGAGGGTCGCGATGGCGCCGGCAAAGGCGGCACCATCAAAGCGATAACCGAACGCGTCAGCCCGCGGGTTTTCCGCGTCGTCGCCCTGCCCGCGCCAACCGAGCGCGAACGCAGCCAGCTCTATTTTCAGCGCTATATCAAGCATCTTCCCGCCGCCGGCGAGATAGTGATTTTCGATCGCAGCTGGTACAACCGGGCCGGCGTTGAGCGGGTGATGGGATTTTGTACCGAGGAGGAAGTGCAAAAATTCCTCGACGGCGCGCCAATGGTGGAGAGAGGGATGGTTGATTCCGGCATTATTTTACTGAAATACTGGCTGGAGGTGACGCCGCAGGAGCAAGAACGGCGCCTGCGCGACCGTATCGATGATGGGCGCAAAATCTGGAAGCTATCGCCGATGGATATAAAATCCTTCAACCGCTGGGATGACTACACCGTAGCGCGCGATGCGATGTTTGCCACCACCGATACCGCCTGGGCGCCGTGGTTTGTCGCCCGTTCGGAAGATAAAAAACGCGTACGCCTGAATATTATTACCCATTTGCTTTCGCAGATCCCCTACGAGTCTCTGCCAACGGAACACATTACCTTACCGAAACGCAAAATTGGCAAAGTGAAACCGCCCCATTTTCCTTTCCGGTTTATTCCTGAGAAATTTTGA
- the fdnG gene encoding formate dehydrogenase-N subunit alpha — MDVSRRKFFKICAGGMAGTTAAALGFAPKMALAQARNFKLLRAKEIRNTCTYCSVGCGLLMYSLGDGAKNAKEAIYHIEGDPDHPVSRGALCPKGAGLLDYVHSENRLRYPQYRAPGSDKWQRISWDEAFNRIAKLMKADRDANFIEKNEQGVTVNRWLSTGMLCASAASNETGMLTQKFVRSLGMLAVDNQARVUHGPTVASLAPTFGRGAMTNHWVDIKNANVVMVMGGNAAEAHPVGFRWAMEAKNNNDATLIVVDPRFTRTASVADIYAPIRSGTDITFLSGVLLYLIENNKINAEYVKHYTNASLLVRDDFTFEDGLFSGYDAEKRQYDKSSWNYQFDENGYAKRDVTLSHPRCVWNLLKQHVSRYTPEVVENICGTPKEDFLKVCEVLASTSVADRTTTFLYALGWTQHTVGAQNIRTMAMIQLLLGNMGMAGGGVNALRGHSNIQGLTDLGLLSTSLPGYLTLPSDKQSDLQSYLSANTPKATLADQVNYWSNYPKFFVSLMKSFYGDAAQKENDWGFNWLPKWDQAYDVIKYFNMMDNGNVTGYICQGFNPVASFPDKNKVVRSLSKLKYMVVIDPLVTETSTFWQNHGESNDVDPTAIQTEVFRLPSTCFAEEDGSIANSGRWLQWHWKGQDAPGEARNDGEILAGIYHRLRELYRREGGKGAEPLLKMSWSYKQPDHPESEEVAKENNGYALADLYDGNGGLLAKKGELLNSFALLRDDGSTASSCWIYTGCWTEQGNQMANRDNADPSGLGNTLGWAWAWPLNRRVLYNRASADINGKPWDAKRMLIQWNGSKWVGNDIPDFNTAPPGSNTGPFIMQQEGLGRLFALDKLAEGPFPEHYEPMETPLGTNPLHPNVVSSPVVRLYEDDAIRLGKKDKFPYVGTTYRLTEHFHTWTKHALLNAIAQPEQFVEISEGLAKSKGIANGDWVKVSSKRGFIRAVAVVTRRLRTLNVNGQQVETVGIPLHWGFEGVARKGYIANTLTPNVGDSNSQTPEYKAFLVNIEKA, encoded by the coding sequence ATGGACGTCAGCCGCAGAAAGTTTTTTAAAATCTGCGCAGGCGGTATGGCCGGAACAACAGCTGCTGCACTGGGCTTTGCCCCTAAAATGGCGCTGGCTCAGGCACGCAATTTCAAATTGCTGCGCGCAAAAGAGATCCGCAACACCTGCACTTACTGCTCCGTGGGCTGCGGGCTATTAATGTATAGCCTGGGCGACGGCGCGAAAAACGCCAAAGAAGCGATTTATCATATCGAAGGGGATCCGGATCATCCGGTAAGCCGCGGCGCCCTGTGCCCGAAAGGCGCCGGTCTGCTGGACTACGTCCACAGCGAAAACCGCCTGCGGTATCCGCAATACCGCGCTCCGGGCTCGGATAAATGGCAGCGCATCTCCTGGGATGAAGCTTTTAACCGCATCGCCAAATTGATGAAAGCCGACCGCGACGCCAACTTTATTGAAAAGAACGAGCAGGGCGTGACGGTTAACCGCTGGCTTTCCACCGGGATGCTGTGCGCCTCGGCGGCGAGTAATGAGACCGGCATGCTGACGCAAAAATTTGTGCGCTCACTTGGCATGCTGGCGGTAGACAACCAGGCGCGCGTCTGACACGGACCAACGGTAGCAAGTCTTGCTCCAACATTTGGTCGCGGTGCGATGACCAACCACTGGGTTGATATCAAAAACGCTAACGTCGTGATGGTGATGGGCGGCAACGCCGCGGAAGCGCATCCGGTGGGATTCCGCTGGGCGATGGAAGCGAAAAACAATAACGATGCCACGCTTATCGTCGTCGACCCACGCTTTACGCGTACCGCGTCGGTGGCCGATATCTATGCGCCGATTCGTTCCGGTACCGACATTACGTTCCTGTCGGGCGTGCTGCTGTATCTGATCGAAAATAATAAGATCAATGCCGAGTACGTTAAGCATTACACCAACGCCAGCCTGCTGGTACGGGATGATTTTACCTTCGAAGATGGCCTGTTCAGCGGCTACGATGCGGAAAAGCGCCAGTATGATAAATCGTCCTGGAACTACCAGTTCGATGAAAATGGCTACGCGAAACGCGATGTAACGCTCAGCCATCCGCGCTGCGTGTGGAATCTGCTCAAGCAGCACGTTTCACGCTACACGCCGGAAGTGGTTGAAAACATCTGCGGTACGCCGAAAGAAGACTTCCTCAAAGTGTGCGAGGTGCTGGCTTCAACCAGCGTCGCGGATCGCACCACCACCTTCCTGTATGCCCTGGGCTGGACGCAGCACACCGTCGGCGCGCAGAACATCCGCACCATGGCGATGATCCAGCTGCTGCTTGGCAACATGGGCATGGCAGGCGGCGGCGTCAACGCCCTGCGCGGACACTCCAATATTCAGGGTCTGACAGATTTGGGCCTGTTGTCGACCAGTCTGCCGGGTTATTTGACGCTGCCGTCCGATAAACAGAGCGATCTGCAAAGTTATCTTAGCGCCAACACGCCAAAAGCGACGCTGGCCGACCAGGTGAACTACTGGAGCAACTACCCGAAATTCTTCGTCAGCCTGATGAAATCGTTCTACGGCGATGCGGCGCAGAAAGAGAATGACTGGGGCTTCAACTGGTTGCCGAAATGGGATCAGGCCTACGACGTTATCAAGTACTTCAATATGATGGATAACGGCAACGTCACCGGCTATATCTGCCAGGGTTTCAATCCGGTAGCGTCCTTCCCGGACAAAAACAAAGTGGTGCGTAGCCTCAGTAAGCTGAAATATATGGTGGTTATCGACCCTCTGGTGACCGAAACCTCCACCTTCTGGCAGAACCACGGCGAGTCTAATGATGTCGACCCGACCGCGATTCAGACCGAAGTCTTCCGTCTGCCGTCGACCTGCTTTGCCGAAGAGGATGGCTCGATCGCCAACTCCGGGCGCTGGCTGCAGTGGCACTGGAAAGGCCAGGACGCGCCGGGCGAAGCGCGCAACGATGGCGAAATTCTTGCCGGGATCTATCACCGTCTACGTGAGCTGTACCGTCGCGAAGGCGGTAAGGGCGCGGAACCGTTGCTGAAAATGAGCTGGAGCTATAAGCAGCCAGATCATCCGGAATCGGAAGAAGTAGCAAAAGAGAACAACGGCTATGCGCTGGCGGATCTCTACGATGGTAATGGGGGGCTGCTGGCGAAAAAAGGAGAGTTGCTGAATAGCTTCGCGCTGTTGCGCGATGACGGCAGCACCGCGTCGTCCTGCTGGATCTACACCGGCTGCTGGACCGAGCAGGGTAACCAGATGGCGAATCGCGACAACGCCGATCCTTCGGGACTTGGCAATACGCTGGGATGGGCCTGGGCCTGGCCGCTCAACCGCCGCGTGCTGTATAACCGCGCATCAGCCGACATTAATGGCAAGCCGTGGGATGCGAAGCGGATGCTGATCCAGTGGAACGGCAGTAAGTGGGTCGGTAATGATATTCCGGACTTCAATACCGCGCCGCCGGGGAGCAACACCGGACCGTTTATTATGCAGCAAGAGGGGCTTGGGCGCCTGTTTGCGCTCGATAAACTGGCAGAAGGGCCGTTCCCGGAACACTACGAGCCGATGGAAACGCCGCTTGGCACCAACCCGCTGCACCCCAATGTGGTCTCCAGCCCGGTGGTGCGTTTATACGAAGATGACGCCATTCGCTTAGGTAAGAAGGATAAGTTCCCGTATGTCGGTACTACCTATCGTCTGACCGAACACTTCCATACCTGGACCAAGCACGCGCTGCTCAATGCGATTGCGCAGCCGGAACAGTTTGTCGAAATCAGCGAAGGGCTGGCGAAAAGCAAAGGTATCGCTAATGGTGACTGGGTGAAAGTCAGCAGCAAGCGCGGCTTTATTCGCGCGGTTGCCGTGGTGACCCGCCGACTGCGCACGCTGAACGTCAACGGCCAGCAGGTAGAAACTGTTGGTATCCCGCTGCACTGGGGCTTTGAAGGCGTGGCCCGTAAAGGCTATATCGCCAACACCCTGACGCCTAACGTCGGCGATTCCAACTCGCAAACGCCGGAGTATAAGGCGTTTCTGGTCAACATCGAGAAAGCGTAA
- the fdxH gene encoding formate dehydrogenase subunit beta, with translation MAMETQDIIKRSATNPITPAPRARDYKVEVAKLIDVSSCVGCKACQVACSEWNDIRDEVGHCVGVYDNPANLSAKSWTVMRFSETEQNGKLEWLIRKDGCMHCEEPGCLKACPSAGAIIQYANGIVDFQQENCIGCGYCIAGCPFNIPRLNKEDNRVYKCTLCVDRVSVGQEPACVKTCPTGAIHFGTKKEMLEVAQERVDKLKKRGYANAGIYNPQGVGGTHVMYVLHHADQPELYHKLPKAPQIDTSINLWKGALKPLSAAGFIATFAGLIYHYIGIGPNKEVDDDEEEHDE, from the coding sequence ATGGCGATGGAAACACAAGACATTATTAAACGCTCCGCGACCAACCCGATAACTCCCGCGCCACGCGCGCGGGACTATAAGGTCGAAGTCGCCAAGCTTATCGATGTCTCCTCCTGCGTGGGTTGTAAAGCCTGCCAGGTGGCCTGTTCCGAGTGGAATGACATTCGCGATGAAGTGGGGCACTGCGTCGGCGTGTATGACAACCCGGCGAATCTTAGCGCTAAATCCTGGACGGTAATGCGCTTTAGCGAGACCGAACAGAACGGCAAGCTGGAGTGGCTTATCCGCAAGGATGGCTGTATGCACTGCGAGGAGCCGGGTTGCCTGAAAGCCTGCCCGTCCGCCGGGGCGATTATTCAGTACGCCAACGGCATCGTCGATTTCCAGCAGGAAAACTGCATTGGTTGCGGCTACTGCATTGCCGGGTGTCCGTTTAATATTCCGCGCCTCAATAAAGAGGATAACCGGGTTTATAAATGCACGCTGTGTGTGGATAGGGTCAGCGTCGGTCAGGAACCGGCCTGCGTGAAAACCTGTCCTACCGGCGCAATCCACTTCGGCACGAAAAAAGAGATGCTGGAAGTGGCGCAGGAGCGGGTGGATAAGCTTAAAAAACGCGGTTATGCCAACGCCGGGATCTACAACCCGCAGGGCGTAGGCGGCACCCACGTGATGTACGTACTGCATCATGCCGACCAGCCGGAGCTGTATCACAAGCTGCCGAAAGCGCCGCAGATCGATACCAGTATCAATCTGTGGAAGGGGGCGCTGAAACCGCTGTCGGCGGCGGGCTTTATTGCCACCTTTGCCGGGCTGATTTACCACTACATCGGTATCGGGCCGAACAAGGAAGTTGATGACGATGAGGAGGAGCATGATGAATAA
- the fdnI gene encoding formate dehydrogenase-N subunit gamma, with product MNKSKMIVRTKFIDRACHWTVVICFFLVALSGISFFFPTLQWLTETFGTPQMGRILHPFFGVLIFVALMFMFVRFVHHNIPDKQDIPWLKGIVEVLKGNEHKVARVGKYNAGQKMMFWTIMSMIFVLLVTGVIIWRPYFAEYFPIPVIRYSLLIHATSAIILIHAILIHMYMAFWVKGSIKGMIEGKVSRRWAKKHHPRWYRDVERLEAQKENREGMK from the coding sequence ATGAATAAATCGAAAATGATAGTGCGCACCAAATTTATCGACCGCGCCTGTCACTGGACGGTGGTTATCTGTTTCTTCCTGGTGGCGCTGTCGGGGATTTCGTTTTTCTTCCCGACCCTGCAGTGGTTGACGGAAACCTTCGGCACACCGCAGATGGGGCGTATCCTGCACCCGTTTTTCGGGGTGCTGATTTTTGTCGCGCTGATGTTTATGTTTGTGCGTTTTGTCCACCACAATATCCCTGATAAACAGGATATCCCCTGGCTGAAAGGCATCGTGGAGGTTCTGAAAGGCAACGAACATAAGGTCGCGCGCGTCGGTAAATATAACGCCGGGCAGAAGATGATGTTCTGGACCATTATGAGCATGATTTTTGTGCTGCTGGTGACCGGGGTGATTATCTGGCGCCCATATTTTGCGGAATATTTCCCGATACCGGTTATTCGTTACAGCCTGCTGATACACGCCACTTCGGCGATTATCCTGATCCACGCGATCCTCATCCATATGTATATGGCATTCTGGGTTAAAGGGTCGATTAAAGGCATGATTGAAGGTAAGGTCAGCCGCCGTTGGGCGAAGAAACATCACCCGCGCTGGTATCGCGATGTCGAACGCCTGGAAGCGCAAAAAGAGAACCGTGAGGGAATGAAGTAA
- the benC gene encoding benzoate 1,2-dioxygenase electron transfer component BenC has protein sequence MTFNIALNFEDGITRFIQCHAGEKVLDAAYRQKVNLPMDCSDGVCGTCKCHCASGEYGLGEDYLDEALSDDEAQARQVLTCQMVPTSDCVIDVPVAAAQCKTAMTDTGAQVRQVNLLSDTAIELVVALDEPLAFLPGQYINIQVPGTTHVRAYSFSSLPGSLEGRFLIRNVPGGMMSQWLTQQARPGDRLTLSGPMGSFYLRSGERPLLMLAGGTGLAPLLSMLHTLQTQGSQRPVTLLYGVTRDGDLVKTDALDTFAQQLTGYRWLPVVADESSSCPQRGFVTEHLDDAMLNNGDVDIYLCGPPPMVNAVATALRERGISPAGFWYEKFIASQSAAA, from the coding sequence ATGACTTTTAATATTGCTCTTAATTTTGAGGACGGCATTACCCGCTTTATTCAATGCCATGCCGGGGAGAAGGTGCTGGATGCGGCCTATCGTCAGAAGGTTAACCTGCCGATGGACTGTTCGGACGGCGTTTGCGGCACCTGCAAATGCCATTGCGCCAGCGGTGAATACGGTCTGGGTGAAGATTATCTCGACGAGGCGTTAAGCGACGACGAGGCGCAGGCTCGCCAGGTGCTGACCTGCCAGATGGTCCCGACCAGCGATTGTGTGATCGATGTGCCGGTGGCCGCCGCGCAGTGTAAAACCGCGATGACCGACACCGGGGCGCAGGTGCGGCAGGTGAATTTACTGTCCGATACCGCCATCGAACTGGTGGTCGCGTTGGATGAGCCGCTGGCTTTTCTGCCGGGGCAATATATCAATATTCAGGTGCCGGGCACGACTCATGTGCGCGCCTACTCATTCAGCTCGCTGCCGGGTTCTCTCGAAGGGCGTTTTCTGATTCGTAACGTGCCTGGCGGCATGATGAGCCAGTGGTTAACCCAGCAGGCGCGGCCCGGCGACCGCCTGACCCTCAGCGGCCCCATGGGCAGCTTCTATTTGCGCAGCGGCGAACGCCCGCTGCTCATGCTGGCGGGCGGTACCGGGCTGGCGCCGCTGCTGTCCATGTTACACACCCTGCAGACACAGGGTAGTCAGCGTCCGGTAACGCTACTGTACGGGGTGACCCGTGACGGCGATCTGGTGAAAACCGATGCGCTGGACACCTTTGCTCAACAGCTTACGGGGTATCGCTGGCTGCCGGTGGTGGCGGATGAAAGCAGTTCCTGCCCACAGCGCGGCTTTGTCACCGAACATCTGGATGACGCGATGCTGAATAACGGCGACGTTGACATCTATCTTTGCGGACCGCCGCCGATGGTGAATGCGGTCGCCACGGCGCTGCGCGAAAGGGGAATTTCCCCGGCAGGGTTCTGGTATGAGAAATTTATCGCCAGCCAGAGCGCGGCGGCATAA
- the yddG gene encoding aromatic amino acid DMT transporter YddG has translation MEKKRATSIGFAAIILWSTMVGLIRGVSEGLGPVGGAAMIYSLSGLLLIFTVGFPNLRQIPRRYLLAGSVLFVSYEICLALSLGFAATRQQAIEVGMVNYLWPSLTILFAILFNGQKSSWLVIPGLLLALFGVSWVLGGEHGLNLDEIINNVISSPLSYFLAFIGAFIWAAYCTVTAKYAKGKNGITLFVLLTALTLWLKFFASAQPPMLFSWPVVIKLITVSVALGLAYAAWNVGILHGNVSLLAAASYFTPVLSSALAAVLLSAALSWSFWQGAGMVCLGSLLCWYATRR, from the coding sequence ATGGAAAAAAAGAGAGCGACGTCAATCGGCTTCGCCGCCATTATCTTATGGAGCACGATGGTCGGTTTGATCCGTGGCGTTAGCGAAGGGCTTGGCCCTGTCGGCGGCGCGGCGATGATTTATAGCCTGAGCGGCCTGCTGCTCATTTTCACCGTTGGCTTTCCCAACCTGCGCCAGATCCCGCGCCGCTATCTGTTGGCCGGCAGTGTGCTGTTTGTCAGCTACGAGATCTGCCTCGCCCTGTCGCTGGGGTTCGCCGCCACCCGCCAGCAGGCTATCGAAGTGGGGATGGTCAATTATCTGTGGCCCAGCCTGACCATTTTGTTCGCCATTCTTTTTAACGGCCAGAAAAGTAGCTGGCTGGTGATCCCAGGCTTATTGCTGGCGCTATTCGGCGTGAGCTGGGTGCTCGGCGGCGAGCATGGACTCAACCTTGATGAAATTATCAATAACGTCATCTCCAGCCCGCTAAGCTACTTTCTGGCATTTATCGGCGCGTTTATCTGGGCGGCCTACTGCACGGTTACCGCGAAATATGCCAAAGGCAAAAATGGGATTACGCTCTTCGTCTTATTAACGGCGCTCACCCTGTGGCTGAAATTTTTTGCCAGCGCGCAGCCGCCGATGCTGTTCAGTTGGCCGGTAGTCATTAAGCTGATTACGGTCTCCGTGGCGCTGGGGCTAGCCTACGCGGCATGGAACGTTGGCATCCTGCACGGCAACGTCAGCCTGCTGGCGGCGGCGTCGTACTTCACGCCGGTGCTCTCTTCCGCGCTGGCGGCGGTGCTGCTCAGCGCCGCGCTCTCATGGTCATTCTGGCAGGGGGCCGGGATGGTGTGTCTCGGCTCCCTGCTCTGCTGGTATGCCACTCGCCGCTAG
- a CDS encoding 1,6-dihydroxycyclohexa-2,4-diene-1-carboxylate dehydrogenase: MRFTDKVVAITGAAQGIGRQTAEQAATEGAALLLIDRSPYVNELAAILAQAGSQVLALEADLEQWQSTEQAFAAGVAHFGRLDVLINNVGGTIWARPFAEYQPEQIEKEIRRSLFPTLWGCRAALPWMLKQGKGSIVNISSVATAGVNRVPYSAAKGGVNALTRSIAMEYSGSGIRINAVAPGGTEAPPRLTPRNDELPSEQEKAWYQQVVDQTVASSLMHRYGTLAEQANAILFLASDEASYITGVTIPVAGGDLG, encoded by the coding sequence ATGCGTTTTACCGATAAAGTCGTCGCTATCACCGGCGCGGCGCAGGGGATTGGCAGGCAGACCGCGGAGCAGGCGGCAACTGAAGGCGCCGCCCTGTTGCTGATTGACCGCTCGCCTTACGTAAACGAACTGGCTGCCATTTTAGCCCAGGCCGGAAGCCAGGTACTGGCGCTGGAGGCTGACCTTGAGCAGTGGCAGAGTACCGAACAGGCGTTTGCCGCCGGGGTCGCGCATTTTGGCCGCCTCGACGTGCTAATCAACAATGTCGGCGGTACCATCTGGGCGCGACCTTTCGCTGAGTATCAGCCAGAACAAATTGAGAAAGAGATCCGCCGCTCGCTGTTCCCCACCTTGTGGGGCTGCCGCGCGGCGCTCCCCTGGATGCTGAAGCAGGGGAAAGGCAGCATCGTCAATATCTCGTCGGTGGCGACGGCAGGGGTGAACCGGGTGCCTTATTCGGCGGCGAAGGGAGGCGTGAATGCGCTGACCCGCTCGATTGCCATGGAGTACAGCGGCAGCGGTATTCGGATTAACGCCGTCGCGCCGGGCGGTACGGAGGCGCCGCCGCGTCTGACGCCGCGCAACGATGAGCTGCCGAGCGAACAGGAAAAGGCGTGGTATCAGCAGGTTGTCGATCAGACGGTGGCGAGCAGCCTGATGCATCGTTACGGCACGCTGGCGGAACAGGCGAATGCGATCCTGTTTCTCGCCAGCGATGAGGCCAGCTATATCACCGGCGTAACGATACCGGTGGCGGGTGGAGATCTCGGCTAG
- a CDS encoding branched-chain amino acid ABC transporter substrate-binding protein: MSLKLKKLTLHFAIAGCLSAAFYAQADVKIGVAGPFTGPNATYGAQYWKGASQAAADINAAGGIKGEKIVLVQGDDACEPKQAVAVANRLVDDSGVSAVVGHFCSSSTMPASEVYDEAGILTITPGSTNPQITERGMKDMFRMCGRDDQQGVIAANYMLDVLKAKKIAVIHDKDTYGQGLADATRAALAKRGTKEVLYEGLSRGEKDFNALVTKIGALKPDVVYFGGCHPEAGPLVRQMREQGVQAKFFSGDCVVTEELVTAAGGPQFTNGVLMTFGKDPRTIPEGKAVIDKFRASGFEPEGYTLYAYASIQAIAAAYNAAGTDNAKASEWLKNHSVDTVMGKKAWDGKGDLKVSDYVVYQWDDKGKYHQL, translated from the coding sequence ATGTCTTTAAAACTTAAAAAGTTGACTCTGCATTTTGCAATAGCAGGTTGTTTGAGCGCGGCATTTTATGCACAGGCGGATGTGAAGATTGGCGTGGCCGGCCCATTTACCGGGCCGAATGCGACCTATGGCGCCCAATACTGGAAAGGGGCATCGCAGGCGGCGGCGGATATTAATGCCGCCGGGGGAATTAAAGGCGAAAAAATTGTGCTGGTGCAGGGTGATGATGCCTGTGAACCCAAGCAGGCAGTGGCGGTGGCTAACCGCCTGGTTGATGATTCCGGCGTCTCGGCGGTGGTGGGCCATTTCTGCTCTTCCTCAACGATGCCCGCTTCCGAGGTCTATGACGAAGCCGGGATCCTGACCATCACGCCGGGCTCCACCAATCCGCAGATCACCGAACGCGGAATGAAAGATATGTTCCGCATGTGCGGGCGCGATGACCAGCAAGGGGTGATTGCTGCCAACTACATGCTGGATGTGCTGAAGGCGAAGAAGATCGCCGTCATTCACGATAAAGATACCTACGGTCAGGGCTTAGCCGATGCGACGCGCGCGGCGCTCGCGAAACGCGGGACGAAAGAGGTGTTGTATGAAGGCTTATCCCGCGGGGAAAAAGATTTCAATGCCCTGGTAACCAAAATCGGCGCCCTGAAACCGGATGTGGTTTATTTTGGCGGCTGCCATCCGGAAGCCGGCCCGCTGGTGCGCCAGATGCGCGAGCAGGGCGTCCAGGCTAAGTTCTTCTCCGGCGACTGCGTGGTGACCGAAGAGTTGGTTACGGCCGCGGGCGGGCCGCAGTTTACTAATGGTGTGTTAATGACCTTCGGTAAGGATCCGCGCACCATTCCTGAAGGTAAAGCGGTGATCGACAAATTCCGCGCCAGCGGTTTTGAACCGGAGGGCTATACCCTTTACGCCTATGCGTCCATTCAGGCTATCGCCGCCGCCTATAACGCCGCCGGTACCGATAATGCCAAAGCCAGCGAATGGCTGAAAAACCACAGCGTCGATACCGTGATGGGGAAAAAGGCCTGGGATGGCAAAGGCGACCTGAAAGTATCGGATTACGTGGTTTATCAATGGGATGATAAAGGCAAATATCATCAGCTGTAA
- the benB gene encoding benzoate 1,2-dioxygenase small subunit: MLNLEQVRQFLYYEARLLDDRQWDEWLSCYSPQVVYWMPAWGDDDQLTRDPQKEISLIYYPNREGLEDRVYRIKTERSGASTPEPRTTHIISNVELMGESDEGLAVRYNWVTWSHRYQHTDAYFGSTCCTLIEQDGRPQIVRKTVRLNNDYIRQVIDVYHI, translated from the coding sequence ATGTTGAATCTCGAACAAGTTCGCCAGTTTCTCTATTACGAAGCCCGTCTGTTAGATGACCGTCAGTGGGATGAGTGGCTGAGCTGTTACAGCCCGCAGGTGGTCTACTGGATGCCGGCATGGGGCGACGATGACCAACTGACGCGCGACCCGCAAAAAGAGATTTCCCTTATCTACTACCCCAACCGGGAAGGACTGGAAGATCGCGTCTATCGCATTAAAACCGAGCGTTCCGGCGCCAGTACGCCGGAGCCGCGCACCACGCACATTATCAGCAATGTCGAGCTGATGGGCGAAAGCGATGAGGGGCTTGCGGTGCGCTACAACTGGGTTACGTGGAGCCATCGCTATCAACACACGGATGCCTATTTTGGCTCTACCTGCTGCACGCTAATTGAGCAGGACGGCAGGCCGCAGATCGTTCGTAAAACGGTACGCCTGAATAACGACTATATCCGTCAGGTTATCGACGTTTACCACATTTAA